CACGGCGGCCATGGCGACCACGTCGGCCAGTTCCGCCGCCTCTTCTGGATCATGCTCGTCATCGCGATCCCGACGATCGGGTTCAGCCCGATGTTCGCCGACCTCATCGGTTACGAGCTGCCCGAGGGCGGCTTCGTGCGCTGGATCTCGCCGGTGCTCGGCACGGTCCTGTACTTCTGGGGCGGCCGGCCGTTCCTCACGGGCATGTGGTCGGAGCTCAAGGCGCGGCAGCCCGGCATGATGCTCCTCATCGGCCTCGCGATCACGGTCGCGTACTTCGCCTCGCTCGGCGCGAGCCTCATGCTGCTCAGCCACGAGCTCGACTTCTGGTGGGAGCTCGCCCTCCTGATCGTCATCATGCTGCTCGGGCACTGGCTCGAGATGAAGTCGATCGCACAGGCATCCTCGGCGCTCGACGCACTCGCCGCGCTGCTGCCCGACGAGGCCGAGCGGGTGACGGATGCCGCAGACGGCTCCAGCACCGTCGAGATCGTCTCGCCCGCCGACCTCTCGCTCGGCGACGTCGTGATCGTGCGTCCGGGCGGCCGGGTGCCGGCCGACGGCGAGGTCATCGACGGCACGGCTGCGGTCGACGAGTCGATGATCACCGGTGAGTCCATCGCCGTGATCCGCGGCCCCGGCGACCACGTCGTCGCCGGCACCGTCGCCACCGACACCGCGATCCGGGTGCGCGTCGACGCCGTCGGCGACGACACCGCGCTCGCCGGCATCCAGCGCCTCGTCGCCCGGGCGCAGGCCTCGAGCTCGCGCGCGCAGCGCCTCGCCGATCGCGCCGCGGGCTGGCTCTTCTGGTTCGCGCTCGCCGCCGCCGTCATCACGGCGACCGTCTGGACGCTCCTCGGCAACCCCGATGACGCCGTCGTGCGCACCATCACGGTGCTCGTGATCGCGTGCCCCCACGCCCTCGGCCTCGCGATCCCGCTCGTCGTGTCGATCGCGACCGAGCGTGCGGCCCGGGGCGGCGTGCTCGTGACCGACCGTCTCGCCCTCGAGACGATGCGCACGGTCGACGCGGTCCTCTTCGACAAGACGGGCACCCTCACGAAGGGCGAGCCGGCGGTCGTGGATGTCGCCGCCGCGCCGGGCTTCACGATCGATGAGGTGTTCGCACAGGCCGGCGGCGCCGAGGCCGATTCGGAGCATCCGCTCGCGAAGGCGATCGTCGCCGAGGCGCACCGACGCGTGTCTCACGTCCACCCCGCGTCCGACTTCACGGCATCGCCCGCACTCGGGGTGCGCGCGATCGCACACGGCCGCGTCGTCGAGGTCGGCGGCCCCAGGTTGCTCGCCCGTGACGGGATCGAGCCGCTCGAGGCATCCGTGGCCTGGAGCGAAGCCGGCCAGACCGTGCTGCACGTGCTCGTCGACGGCGACGTGGTCGGAGCCATCGCCCTGGCCGACGAGATCCGCCCCGAGTCGCGCGAGGCCGTCGACGCGCTGCACGCGCTCGGCGTGCAGGTCGTGATGATCACGGGCGACGCCGAACCCGTCGCTCGCACGGTCGCCGAGGAGCTCGGCATCGACCGCGTCTACGCGGGTGTGCGGCCCGAGGACAAGTCGGCGAAGGTGCAGGAGCTCCAGGCAGAGGGCCTCTCGGTCGCGATGGTCGGCGACGGCGTGAACGACGCGCCCGCGCTCGCACAGGCCGACGTGGGCATTGCGATCGGAGCGGGCACGGATGTCGCGATCGCCTCAGCCGGCGTGATCCTCGCGTCGTCCGACCCGCGTTCGGTGATCTCGGTGATCGAGCTCTCGCGCGCGAGCTACCGCAAGATGCAGCAGAACCTGTGGTGGGCCGGCGGCTACAACCTCGTATCGGTGCCGCTCGCCGCGGGCGTGCTCGCCGGCATCGGGTTCGTGCTGCCGATGTCGGTCGGCGCGCTGCTCATGTCGTTCTCGACGATCGTCGTCGCGCTCAACGCGCAACTGCTGCGCCGGCTCGACCTGCGCCCCGAGGCGTCGACGCGAGCGGTGCTCGAGCGCAGCGGCACGGAGCAGGAGCGGGTTCCCGTCGCCGCGCGCTGAGGCTCGCCTCGGCGAGCCCGGCAAGTCGGCGAGTTGCCAGTTGTGGCCGCCTCCCTGCGTGGGAAGCGGCCACAACTGGCATTCGGTGCCGAGGCGGTCAGGCCACGACCTCGTAGCCGGCTTCCGAGACGGCGGCCTCCACGGCCGCGTCATCGAGCGGAACCGAGCTCTGCAGGGTGACCGTCGAGACTCCGCCGACGTTGAGTGCGACATCGACGCCGTCGACGCCGTCGAGGGCGGTGAGCTCCTCGGTCACATGCCGCACGCAGCTCGAGCACGTCATGCCCATGACGCCGAACTCGGCCCGATAGGCGGATGCCGCGGCATCCGTGCGCACCTCGATCGACACGCCCTGCGAATCGGTGGCGCAGCACGAGCAGGCCTCGGTCGCGAGCGTCAGTTCGGTGCGGCCTTCGGGGATGAGGGTCATCGCGGGTCCTTTCGTCGAAATCCTGGTCAACCATACCCCACTGGGGTATGGATGCCGCAATCGCGACCTCGTGCACGCGGACGCGACATCCGTGATAGGCAGGAGGGCATGGGCAGGATCACCGCGAGGACGCGGGTCACGCGGGTCACGGTCGGCGGCACGGTTTCCCGACGCGAAGACCTGCTCGCGGTCGAGGAGCCGCTCGAGCTGCGCGTCGGCGGAACGCCGCTCGCGGTGACGATGCGCACGCCCGGCCACGACGTCGACCTCGCCGTCGGCTTCCTGCTCTCCGAAGGCGTGATCGTGCGCGGCGACCAGGTCGCGGCGGCCATCCACTGCGCCGGGCCCGATGGCGTGAACACCTACAACGTGCTCGACCTCACGCTCGCGCCGGATGTTCCGAACCCGGATGCCTCGATCCAGCGCAGCTTCTTCATGACGAGTTCGTGCGGCGTCTGCGGCAAGGCGAGCATCGACGCCGTCCGCACTCGCTCGGCCTACCCGATCGACGACGACCTGCGCGTCGACCCGGCCCTGCTCATCACCCTCCCCGAGCAGCTGCGGGCCGGGCAGGAGGTCTTCGAGAAGACCGGCGGACTGCACGCCGCTGCGCTCTTCGACGGCAGCACCGGCGAGCTCCTCGTGCTCCGGGAGGACGTGGGTCGCCACAACGCGGTCGACAAGGTCATCGGCTGGGCGGAACGGGAGGGGCGGCTTCCCTTGCGCGGGATGGTGCTCCAGGTGTCGGGGCGGGCGAGCTTCGAGCTGACGCAGAAGGCGTCGATGGCGGGCATCCCGGTGCTCGCGGCCGTATCAGCACCCTCGTCGCTCGCGGTCGAGCACGCAAAGGATGCCGGACTGACGCTCGTGGGCTTCCTCCGCGGCGAGTCGATGGTGATCTACGCGGGC
The Agromyces albus DNA segment above includes these coding regions:
- a CDS encoding copper-translocating P-type ATPase; its protein translation is MSTTRDGRHEHDDHTGHAGHVEHAGVHKHEEHAGHAGHEMHVGHDGHAGHDMHAGHDGHDMHAGQDMHAGHDMHAGHDMHAGHGGHGDHVGQFRRLFWIMLVIAIPTIGFSPMFADLIGYELPEGGFVRWISPVLGTVLYFWGGRPFLTGMWSELKARQPGMMLLIGLAITVAYFASLGASLMLLSHELDFWWELALLIVIMLLGHWLEMKSIAQASSALDALAALLPDEAERVTDAADGSSTVEIVSPADLSLGDVVIVRPGGRVPADGEVIDGTAAVDESMITGESIAVIRGPGDHVVAGTVATDTAIRVRVDAVGDDTALAGIQRLVARAQASSSRAQRLADRAAGWLFWFALAAAVITATVWTLLGNPDDAVVRTITVLVIACPHALGLAIPLVVSIATERAARGGVLVTDRLALETMRTVDAVLFDKTGTLTKGEPAVVDVAAAPGFTIDEVFAQAGGAEADSEHPLAKAIVAEAHRRVSHVHPASDFTASPALGVRAIAHGRVVEVGGPRLLARDGIEPLEASVAWSEAGQTVLHVLVDGDVVGAIALADEIRPESREAVDALHALGVQVVMITGDAEPVARTVAEELGIDRVYAGVRPEDKSAKVQELQAEGLSVAMVGDGVNDAPALAQADVGIAIGAGTDVAIASAGVILASSDPRSVISVIELSRASYRKMQQNLWWAGGYNLVSVPLAAGVLAGIGFVLPMSVGALLMSFSTIVVALNAQLLRRLDLRPEASTRAVLERSGTEQERVPVAAR
- the fdhD gene encoding formate dehydrogenase accessory sulfurtransferase FdhD, whose product is MGRITARTRVTRVTVGGTVSRREDLLAVEEPLELRVGGTPLAVTMRTPGHDVDLAVGFLLSEGVIVRGDQVAAAIHCAGPDGVNTYNVLDLTLAPDVPNPDASIQRSFFMTSSCGVCGKASIDAVRTRSAYPIDDDLRVDPALLITLPEQLRAGQEVFEKTGGLHAAALFDGSTGELLVLREDVGRHNAVDKVIGWAEREGRLPLRGMVLQVSGRASFELTQKASMAGIPVLAAVSAPSSLAVEHAKDAGLTLVGFLRGESMVIYAGAERILVEQQTVEQQTVEQH
- a CDS encoding heavy-metal-associated domain-containing protein, yielding MTLIPEGRTELTLATEACSCCATDSQGVSIEVRTDAAASAYRAEFGVMGMTCSSCVRHVTEELTALDGVDGVDVALNVGGVSTVTLQSSVPLDDAAVEAAVSEAGYEVVA